A DNA window from Coffea arabica cultivar ET-39 chromosome 6c, Coffea Arabica ET-39 HiFi, whole genome shotgun sequence contains the following coding sequences:
- the LOC113693335 gene encoding uncharacterized mitochondrial protein AtMg01250-like → MSKAYDRVEWGYLEAIMEKMGFCSTWINWIMECVSTVSFSFNINGEPKGYVIPSRGIRQGDPLSPYLFLLISEGFLNLLAQAERNKRLTGMKISRHGPSITHLFFADDSLIFCKADKTQAEAVMGILKTYGRGSG, encoded by the coding sequence ATGTCGAAAGCTTATGACAGAGTGGAGTGGGGATATTTGGAAGCAATCATGGAAAAAATGGGATTTTGTAGTACATGGATCAATTGGATAATGGAGTGTGTTTCGacagtttctttttctttcaacatCAATGGGGAACCTAAAGGCTATGTGATACCCTCCAGAGGAATTAGACAAGGTGATCCACTATCACCTTACCTATTCCTGCTCATTTCAGAAGGTTTTTTGAACTTGCTGGCCCAAGCAGAGAGGAACAAAAGACTGACTGGGATGAAAATCAGCAGACATGGACCGTCAATAACTCACCTTTTCTTTGCAGACGATTCTTTGATCTTTTGCAAAGCGGACAAAACTCAAGCTGAAGCAGTGATGGGAATATTAAAGACGTATGGAAGAGGATCAGGCTAG